From the genome of Francisella tularensis subsp. tularensis:
ATAAGAGCCTTAACTCATCGAAGTAAGACTAAGAAAAATTATGAAAGATTAGAGTTTCTTGGTGACTCTGTTCTAAGTTTTGTAATTGCTGAAGTTTTGTATAAACAATTTACAGATTTGGCTGAAGGAAAACTATCGCAACTAAGATCTAAACTAGTCAAAGGAACAACTTTAGCACAATTAGCTTCGAGTCTCAAAATGGATGAGTACATTATCTTAGGTGCTAGTGAACAGGGCGGTCACAAGCGTGAGAAAATATTAGAAGATGTTTTTGAAGCTGTGATAGGAGCTATCTATCTAGATAGTGATTTTGCAACAGTCAAGAAAGTTATATTAAAATGGTATCAGCCAATAATATCGAGTATCAATCTGGACACTATCAAAGTCAAAGATAGCAAATCAAAGCTTCAAGAGATTTTGCTACAGAATGCTTTGAGTTTGCCAGAATATAGTATTGAAACTATAGATGGTAAAGACCATGAGCAGCAATTTACTGTAGTTGCTGTGTCAAAAGATTTAAATCTTCGAGTTAAAGCTCAGGGCACTTCACGGAAAAAAGCTGAGCAAAAAACTGCTGAAAAAATGATAGAAATGTTATCACAACAAGGCTTACATGAAAAAAAATAGACTAAACTTAAATGGTGTGGTTGTTATTAATAAGGCTAAAGATATTAGTTCAAATAAAGTTTTACAGCAATTAAAGTATTTATTTAATGCACAAAAAGTAGGTCATACAGGTACTTTGGATCCTATGGCGACTGGAGTTCTACCGATATGTTTTGGTAGGGCTACAAAAATAGCACAATACTTACTTGATGCTGATAAAGAGTATATAGCTACAATTAGACTCGGTATTGAAACTGATAGTGGTGATGCTGAGGGTGAAATAATAGCAAAAAGCATTAACATTCCTGAGTTATCTGCTGAGTATCTAGAAACAGTTTTAGCAAAGTTTCGCGGAGATGTAGTCCAAATCCCTCCAATGTACTCAGCTCTTAAATATAATGGACAACCTCTTTATAAGTTAGCAAGGGAAGGTAAAACTGTTGAGGTGAAGTCACGCAATATCAAAATATATGAGTTAGAACTACTAGAGTTTAATATAGATTCATTAAAAATAAGAGTTAAATGTTCAAAAGGAACATATATCCGTAGTTTAGCTATAGATATTGGAAAGACTCTAGGTTGTGGAGGGCACTTAATAGCTTTACAAAGAACTCAAAGTGGACCTTTTAAATTATCTGAGGCTTTTAGGCTAGAACAACTAAAAGATTTAAGTTTTGAGCAAAAAATTGCTAGTATAACTAATATAGAGAGTGTATTTATCGACAAACCAATATATTCTTTATTAGAAGAAGAAAAAGATGATTTATATAAAAGAGGGCTCTTTGCTGACAAACCTCATCTTGATGGAACGGTCAGGATATATGATGTTGAGAAGTTTGTTGCTATAGCAGAGTTTGATAAAGGTAAGTTGATTAATAAAAAATTTTTTGATCAGGATATATTGATAAGTGAGTAAGTACAGCATACATAATGATCCGAATAAGGATATTGAAGCGCAAAAATATGAAAATCCAATTCCAAGTAGGGAAGTGATTTTAAATTATATAAGAGATGTAAAACTTCCTGTAAGCATTGAAAATATAGCAAATGCTTTAGAGATTTTTTAAAAAAATCTTTTCGAAGGTCTTGTAAATCGTTTGGGTGCAATGGTTAGAGATGGTCAGCTAGAGAAGGATAGATCATATTATAATTTGCCGGAAATGGCGCCAATATATATCACATCTAAAGTTGCTGCAGATAGAGATTCTCGTTTAGAGCTATTTAGCCATACTCTAAATACAAAGGTAGGTATAGTATCTCATCAAGCAAAAATGGTAATGGTTGGTGATGAGGTAACTGCAAAAGTTCTTGGGCTTAATAAGCGTGGTCGAATAGATGCTGAAATTAAAACCATAGTGACAAGAGCTCAGAAGACAGTCACGGGCTATTATTATAAGAGCTTTGATTGTGATTTTATTAAGCCGATAAGCAAAAGCATAATAAGTGACATAGTGCTATTACCACCAAAGCAAAAAATAGAGCATAACTCTTTAATAGAAGCTGAGATTATTGTTTATCCTAGTATAAGTAGTGCAGCTGTTGCTAAATTTAAGCAAGAGGTCGAAGCAGTATCTCCAGTTAAAGAAGCGATGATGATGACAACACAGAAGTATGATTTAATTGAGCAGTGGAGTAAAAAGGCTTTACGCTATTTAGATAATATTTCTGATGACGTGGTTGTTGGCAACAGGGTTGATCTACGTAATCAACACTTTGTAACAATTGATGGTGAAGATGCTAAGGATTTTGATGATGCAGTTTATGCACATAGGACTAAAAGTGGTAGTTGGAAGTTATATATAGCAATTGCAGATGTCTCAAACTATGTTGAGAAAGATTCAGCTTTGGATTTAGACGCTAAGCGTCGTTCTACTTCAGTGTATTTCCCTGGTTATGTGATACCAATGCTACCAGAGAAATTATCAAATGGTTTATGTTCATTAAGACCAAACGAAGATAGATATTCCTTAGTCTGTGAGATGAATATTAGTAAAGAAGGTAAACTTTCTAGGTATAAGTTTTATTCTGCTGTAATAAACTCAAAGGCACGCTTAACTTATACAGAAGTTGCTAAACTTTTAGAAAAGAAACAAAACACTATAGTTGAGAATACTCCTGAGCTAGTACCTAATATATTTGATTTATACGAGTTGTATAAAGTACTTCACCAAGCTAGGCAAGAACGAGGTGCTATAGACTTTGATACAGTTGAAACACAGATAATTCTTGATGAGCATAATCATATTGAATCAATTGTGCCAAGGCATCGTAATGATGCACATAGGCTTATTGAAGAGTGTATGCTTGTTGCTAACGTTGCAGCAGCTAAGTTTACTATTAAGCATAAAAAGACATCACCATTTAGAGTTCATAGTGAGCCTAAAGAAGATAGAATGGAAACTCTTAAGAAGTATCTTGCTAAGCATGGTATACATCTTGCTCATGGTAAGAATGGTAAAGTGACTCCCAAAGCTTTAGCACAAATGCTAGATAGTATAAAAGATCGTCCTGATTATGATGATATTCAGATGATGACTTTACGTAGTATGAATCAGGCCGTATATAGCATAAATAATGATGGACACTTTGGACTAGCATATAGTGAATATACGCATTTTACCTCACCAATTCGTAGATATCCAGATTTAGTAGTACACAGAATAATAAAATCAATTATTGGTGAATATGAACATGGTGCTGCTGATTATAAACCTTCTGAATTGGCAAATATTTGTGAAAATGCCTCTGATCAAGAGCGAAATGCTGATGCAGCCTCTAAGCAAGTTGAGAATTGGTTGAAGTGCTACTTTATGCAAGACTACATTGGTCATATACTTGAAGCTCAAATTAAGCATGTTAATGGTTTAGGTCTTTTTGCTGAACTAAAAGATATGTACATAGAAGGTCTGATACATGTATCAGCTATTCCTGGTGATTACTATATTTATGATGAAGCCAAAGATATATTAATTGGTAAACGAACCCATAAAGTCTATAAAGTTGGTCAAGATATTACAGTAAGAGTTGTTCGAGCAGATCTCGAAAGAATTCATATAGATTTTGAGCTGTATGATCCACGTAAGCCATTTGCTGAGAATAGCTCAGATAAGCCATTTGCAAAAAAAACAAAAAAACTTAAAAAAGCTAAAAAGAAGAAAGTAAGAAGTAGAAAAAAGAATAAAACAAAAGCAAAATTAGCACACTAAATTTAATTTAAAAAGTTTTTGATCTAAATAGTTTTCTTCGGTTGCTTAAAATCCCAAACTATTCTGAACTTTCTCAAGACGCATAAAATCATATAGGTAATGTCTATTTGCCATACTTTAAGATTATTTCTAACCGAGTAAGCAAATTTATGATGATTATTATGCCAACCTTCACCAAATGTAATTAGAGCTATAAACCAATTGTTGCAGCTATTATCTGAAGTTTCGTAATCTTTAGATCCAAAGATATGGCAAATTGAGTTTACACTAAAAGTAGTATGATATAGTAAGACGGTACTTAATATCCCTCCCCAGAAGACAAATGCTAGTCCAGATGTTTCAAGGCTTGGATAAAAGTGGCTAATTAGGCTCCCTAAAGCAAAAAGCCCTACCAGATATAGAGCAAATGATACATGAGCATATTTATCTATCCATACTAGCTCAGGATACTT
Proteins encoded in this window:
- the rnc gene encoding ribonuclease III, whose protein sequence is MVPEYSRFYNILGYNFKDYTLLIRALTHRSKTKKNYERLEFLGDSVLSFVIAEVLYKQFTDLAEGKLSQLRSKLVKGTTLAQLASSLKMDEYIILGASEQGGHKREKILEDVFEAVIGAIYLDSDFATVKKVILKWYQPIISSINLDTIKVKDSKSKLQEILLQNALSLPEYSIETIDGKDHEQQFTVVAVSKDLNLRVKAQGTSRKKAEQKTAEKMIEMLSQQGLHEKK
- the truB gene encoding tRNA pseudouridine(55) synthase TruB — protein: MKKNRLNLNGVVVINKAKDISSNKVLQQLKYLFNAQKVGHTGTLDPMATGVLPICFGRATKIAQYLLDADKEYIATIRLGIETDSGDAEGEIIAKSINIPELSAEYLETVLAKFRGDVVQIPPMYSALKYNGQPLYKLAREGKTVEVKSRNIKIYELELLEFNIDSLKIRVKCSKGTYIRSLAIDIGKTLGCGGHLIALQRTQSGPFKLSEAFRLEQLKDLSFEQKIASITNIESVFIDKPIYSLLEEEKDDLYKRGLFADKPHLDGTVRIYDVEKFVAIAEFDKGKLINKKFFDQDILISE
- a CDS encoding acyl-CoA desaturase encodes the protein METQSNKLTIVAFAIMHLACLAIFFVNYNITALVVFVVTFSARTFALTAGYHRYFAHKAFQTSRVFQFILALVGTWASQKGPLWWSGHHRYHHIHSDKDTDLHSPKNGIFQSHVGWVFESRSDHVDPKFTKDWVKYPELVWIDKYAHVSFALYLVGLFALGSLISHFYPSLETSGLAFVFWGGILSTVLLYHTTFSVNSICHIFGSKDYETSDNSCNNWFIALITFGEGWHNNHHKFAYSVRNNLKVWQIDITYMILCVLRKFRIVWDFKQPKKTI